One window of Biomphalaria glabrata chromosome 6, xgBioGlab47.1, whole genome shotgun sequence genomic DNA carries:
- the LOC129926582 gene encoding uncharacterized protein LOC129926582, whose protein sequence is MMDGVVVQSVCFLTVLSIVLGVTYEQQQYQNYPQQNYMVQQYEAITCNDLLCGVDECCVRLTGLPNVWLFLKLLQVKLLVHDQRNVPKVQTVPRPPNAVPRCSTLRLPNLSLVMTACMAPIMVLALEAVMVIATAMTTAMGIAKQMKFPRSS, encoded by the exons TCAGTGTGCTTCTTGACAGTTTTGTCTATAGTTCTGGGTGTTACCTATGAGCAGCA ACAATACCAGAACTACCCTCAACAGAACTACATGGTACAACAGTATGAGGCAATAACATGTAATGATCTCCTGTGTGGTGTGGACGAGTGTTGTGTGAGACTCACAGGTCTGCCCAATGTGTGGCTCTTCTTAAAACTGCTGCAGGTCAAG TTACTTGTGCACGACCAAAGAAATGTTCCAAAAGTGCAGACTGTCCCACGACCGCCCAATGCTGTGCCCAGGTGTTCGACGCTACGTTTGCCAAACCTCAGTCTTGTTATGACAGCATGTATGGCCCCTATAATGGTTTTGGCTCTAGAAGCAGTTATGGTGATAGCTACAGCTATGACCACAGCTATGGGTATAGCAAAGCAAATGAAATTTCCTCGGAGTTCTTGA